Within the Medicago truncatula cultivar Jemalong A17 chromosome 4, MtrunA17r5.0-ANR, whole genome shotgun sequence genome, the region aaatttaaatcaacatttaaatttgatttcagagtttccttttcattttgacgacataataaatttaattaaaaggaaagaagaaataTGGATATGAATAAGACGGTGAACAGAGCACAAAGAGAAAAGTGCAgctcaaaccaaaaaaaaaaaaagagaaaaaaaaatcactatagAGCCTCCGCCGGAGCACGGACTCCAACACAGACATGTCGACACCgctaatgtaaaaaaatataggacacCGACACCGCTacatatatactccctccgtcccatagtataagcaaaaaaaacgcattttctttgtcccaaaatataagcaaaaaagacaaacttttattctatttaatcttgttttttttaaaaaatctcttttccaagaaaaagttttgtttatgctcataaaattaaatgcaaattactttcaattttatctctctttcattttttccataaccaatacccaatgaaaattgtttttacatctttcattttttctttttttgcttataatttgggacggagggagtatttattaACGCAATTACGCAAATGCTACATATCGCAAAATTTTTGTCCCGATTACACCACGACCCTTCATACCTGTACTGTAGCAAATCCTTTAATTTAAATCCATCTACTCATGTATTGTGTTGTGTGAAAGGAAGATCAACCGGTTGAAACATATTCGCGATGGATTCACTCGGGACAAATAGCAAAGctcatttattaatttattataattaaatacaatattagtattatttataaaagatcTAAATCgagaatcaaaatatatacatgtgCATCTAAATTGAgcaatttatttctttaaaaatttctaaaacaaTATTGGATAGTTTTTGACCTTTTTTATCCGTCTACTATCAGAGaagattaaaatattgttataaaAGTTAATGTCTTTAATCAACACTTGCCCCATCATTGATCAACACTGCTTCCACACATCTTTAATCTTGTGGATATGTCTGAGATGTGTCCAAGGTGTGCCGAagcaagggaaaaaaaattgggacACTTGTCCGAGTTGTCCGACACGTGTTGTATAAGTGTCATATAGGTGTAGGACACCGACCCAAGGAGTGTTGaagcaaaggaaaaaaaacaaacttttgtgACACCGGTGTGAGTTGATCCGACACGTGTCGTACAAGTGTCGGACACCATGACACGCCTAATCCTAaaggtgtccgtgcttcatagctaaGGAATTTCCCGAAACAAAATCACATGCAGAAACAAGGCCACGTCTAAACtttctattaaaattaaaacaaatcaaTTGTGAAACGGATAACAAACCTCCTTTCTTGATGATGATTCGGTCATGCTCACTGAAAGATTTGTTGCTAATTTTGTTGGTATAAACCAACTTTCTTTCCTGCCCTAtaaagttataaaaataaaaaataaaaaaaaaaataaaaaaaaagaattaagtggGACAAAAATGCTGAATAAATACACCAAGTTAAATCATTCTGCATCTCGTCACATTATCTACAAATATAAGCACACAAATTAATATAACCAACCTGTTGAAGTTTGACAAGCCCAAGGTCTGCAAGGTCCTTAATTATGTTCCTCTGAAATTCTGTCAATGTGTTTATATTATATGCCTaatcattgaaaaaataaaaatcaagtgTCAAAGTCGCATTAAATTGcagttacaaaagagaaataagaCAGCTAAGTAGAATTTATGACAATGTAGAACATAATAGTTTCATGTGCAACAGATTCTCAGCAAGGTACAAGAATGTCTAACCTCCCCAATGACATGAAAACTAAGCTCCAGCATGAATGATATCAAGTCACCAGCATCAACACCTCTCTCCTGCACCAAAAGTAGACGATGAAGAGCAAGCAGAAAACAAATAGcaaaaacatatacatatagAGACAGATAACTGTTACAGCTACCTCAGAATTAGTGATATATTCTCTGATGATGTACCAAAGCTGTGCATTTGTATCCATCAGCTGTAATTTATAACAAACAATTCTGAATTTAGAAGGATGCATTACATCAAGTTCAAGTGGCTTATAAATCATTTGATGCATACCAAAAACTGGAAACCACTTTCAGTTAATTTGGGAGCTTCTCTGTCTCTGTATCagtacataaaaaattatatcaaatatGAGATACAGTTTACAAAAACCACCTATATGAACATAGTGCAAACAACTGTTATAAATGAGAAGTATCACTGCCAAGTAAACAGAACCTCTGACTCAGGAGACGCCGCTGGAAAACTTTCATCAAAGAAGAGCTTATGTTTAAGGTCTTGTCAACATGACTTGGGCTTATAAGTTGCAACAAGAAACACTGGTTTACCACAAAACAAAGTCATCGAAGATTTAGGCTTTACTTTagtcaaaatttaaacaacacATCGCACATTAATAagacaaataattaaagaggtttatataataaataatattaggAATAAAATTGCTAAATAGATGTACAGATTAAACAAAAATCGGAATCGAAAGATAAGACACTTCACCTCCCATTGTTCCAGAGCATAAGTCTCAAGATCCTCTAAGGTTGGGAGCCTCACAGTAATATTAGAAGGCATTGATTCCCTCGGCAAAGTTCCACTGCCATATTTAACCACAAGGACGTGTTACCAGCTAAAGCATACATTCAAGTTGTACAGCAGTCTACATTTTAATAATCGCATTATAGTGATTTTTCTCATATGAATTTTGAATTCAGGAATGACTATTAAACAGCATTTTGGTCCTATAATTTCATGGAGTaaccttcccggaccctgcgtatgcgggagctttagtgcaccgggttgcccttttttttttttttaatttcatggagTAACCACCCATCGACTATATTGGTTTGTTAACTCATAATACGTGATATGGAAGGGTTTTATCGAAATACTCATATTAACAATTTTATGTACCTTAATAGCAACAAGGGAACATGATGGGATAACTATTAccgtgaaaagaaaaagaagataaagtgATGTACTACTCACCCATGTACTAAAAGTTTCTGGAGACTTCTCTGATATGTTGGATTAACTTTGTAAGTTTTTCCGTTCTTACTGCAAGAAGGATAATGGCGATGTTTCAGTACTATGATCTTTCAAAGCTTGAACAAAGACACACAAAGGTCTGGAGAATAATATACATAATCAAAAGGAACAAATGAACCAAATTGTGACATCAAATCCTATTCCacataaatttaagaaaattcaaGAACGGACTGTGTCATGCTATAAAGTGATTGATAAATCTACCACAGATAAGTGTTCTAAGAGAAACAGAGAAGAAAGTGAAGAGTTTTAGCAAAAATCAGGAATACAGATAATTTCATTGAACTACCACATGCAACAAATAAAACAAGTTTTTATCACAGAAAGGTTCTTCAACACAATACAAGGTGCAGAATATGTGTCAAAACTCCATAGCTTAGGCTAGCATTTGGCCAATTGtcaattgaaacaaaatgaaTCAGTTTGAACCATTTCAGAGGCATAAATTGTCTACTTTTTATATTCACAAgagacaaaaaatgaaaattttgaagagaGAATTGATCTCAAGTACCTGTCAAGAGCTTCAACAAAAACTCCCAATTGAACCAATCTATCAATGGCAACTTTGTGCTTTGATAGTCCATCTGGAAGCACCCATTCCGCCAATAATTTAGCAGGCACAGGTCCATCAATATGAAATAACTGTAACACATATTTCTTTGCAAGAGGTGGAAGAGACCTAACATTTTATGATTTGTATgcattaaaagttaaaaccacGGAGCACGTTCAAAAAACTCAAGAAGAAATACAATTTACTTAGCCCATTTTATGATTTCTCTCAAACATCCCACAAgtacttatttgagtttatctacttaAACAAGTACTTGTGGGCTATTTGGAAGAGCTTATGGAATCACCTTATGATATGCCTATAAGTTGCTCTCAGCTtattatgaaaacaatttgactttaatttatcttttataaTAGGAACAGCTTATACATGAATGGATAtgctataagcgcttaattaagttgtttatggAAACATGGCCTTAATGGTAGGCATTGAGAAATAcgaaaaaagagaataataacCTGAGAATAGCTTCGCAGATGAATCCATTCTCGTAGAGTTTATCAAGTTTGATGGTAGGCATTGAAGCCACCATGTCCATGAAATTCTTGGCAATGATCCTAACCTCAGGCATTTAGATTTCGTTTTGCTTTTCTAAAcaaatgaaggaaaaagaaaaaaagagtgaaACTTAACGAAGAATTTCACTAGAGAATCTACTTCAAGATTAATATTTGGCGCAATCTCCAGATACTGAAATTGGGAACAGTTTCTGGTTTTGATACGAAATGGTTTGGAATCTGGAAAAAGCACGCGACTAGATTTGCGTCGGAACTGAAAACAGAGAAGGCGACGCCGCTGTCGGAGAAAGAGTGGGAGAGCAGAGGTCGAAATCGATCGGAGAAGCGTTTATCACTACAAACGTGATTTCATGCTATTTGAAACATGTTTGGCAATCAGTTATTAACGTGATTCTTCATTTCAAAATCGATTCTAGTAGCTTTTGCCTCTGGCTAAAATCAATTTGATAGAAGTTAAATTCTTGTATATTGCAATCGCTTAGATGTGTTGCACTGATATATATAAACTCCGATAGAAATAGAATATTGTGAGAGTATGTTAtgtatatttgatataaatttccatcaattatatatatatatttattttcttcaagacTCAAAAAAGAATACTAATAAGAACATATACCATTATGCCACAATCCAATTACAAGAGTTGCTGTGGTGTAGTGGTTATCACGTTAGTCTTACACACTAAAGGTCTCCAGTTCGATCCTGGACAGCaacattaattttcttttttgttattttattctcGCTCGCTTCTTAATAAGCATTATCTTGACAGATTTCGTTTCGATTAGTGGGAAGAACCTCAATATATTATCAAAGATacatcaaataaataatttgataaaggataaaaatttataatctaTTCTACTTACTTACTATATAGGACAATTCTTGTCCCTTTTTTTGACCATTTTGCCTTtataggggtattttggtaaatTAGTAAATGTTGCAtttcccctatatatatatggagTGGTATGATTTCAACATTTCATTCCCAGAATTTCCTTGCCTGTTCAGTGTCGCGGTTGGAGAGTGAAAAGCactgtttcttcttcttcatcatcaaagGTGATTTCCTTCTCTTTTTATGAATCTAAGACCATGAATGTCTTGCACCGAATGAGTTTTCTCCATTTTGtggtttatttttgtttttccatcTGATTGCAATTTACggttttgttttttcctttcattttttttcattcaaaggTGATTTTTGTTGCATGTCTGCGGAAAGTTGTTGTTTTGATCTTAAGGGTTTAATTTTTCGGTTTTGTTTTgtgcaaaattttggtttttgctTATGTTGTTTGGTAATTCTGGGTGGATTGATTTGTTTGGTGATCCTGAGTGCAAAATTTCAAAGTAAAGATGTTCTTTTTTTCtggcatgttttttgttgtgatTATGTTTGTCTTTGAGACCCTTTTGTTGTTGTGCAGAATGATTCAATTTTCTGAATGGGTATATGAGACCATTGTCAAATGTTCTTTCGTTCCTGTGTCTCTCAACCCATCTTTAAAATCTCAATATGCTTCACTACAGGTATGGACTCCCAGATTTTGcaactaaatttattttttatagcttttattgttttatttcttttgttagcCTTATTTGTGTTTTATCACCTTATAGTCACCTATTCAGTCACCTTATTTGTGTTTTATCACCTTACAATCACATAATGATAATTTAAATTCACATGCCTCATTTGCCGAGTTGCATATGAAG harbors:
- the LOC25493180 gene encoding general transcription and DNA repair factor IIH subunit TFB2 translates to MPEVRIIAKNFMDMVASMPTIKLDKLYENGFICEAILRSLPPLAKKYVLQLFHIDGPVPAKLLAEWVLPDGLSKHKVAIDRLVQLGVFVEALDSKNGKTYKVNPTYQRSLQKLLVHGGTLPRESMPSNITVRLPTLEDLETYALEQWECFLLQLISPSHVDKTLNISSSLMKVFQRRLLSQRDREAPKLTESGFQFLLMDTNAQLWYIIREYITNSEERGVDAGDLISFMLELSFHVIGEAYNINTLTEFQRNIIKDLADLGLVKLQQGRKESWFIPTKLATNLSVSMTESSSRKEGFVVVETNFRVYAYSTSKLHCEILRLFSRVEYQLPNLIVGAITKESLYNAFDNGITADQIVSFFRQNAHPRVAQRIPAVPENVTDQIRLWESDLNRVEMTEAYYYDEFPSRDVFEGACDCAREWSGLLWEDSKKMHLVVKSEVHTYVRDFLRRQK